A genomic window from Solanum stenotomum isolate F172 chromosome 10, ASM1918654v1, whole genome shotgun sequence includes:
- the LOC125842678 gene encoding E3 ubiquitin ligase PQT3-like isoform X1: MSIRFKFRSCLNFDSVDIDGRTSISLGELMLKIARLKKLNIGQDFDLVFSDALSGEVYNDESIQIASGSSVIIRRVPAGMTPSTVKPPIGTMKDLGLKDVDRMNQVDAQVNEFHDFGADFFPLAEGFDQQNYWDFEKEYLSGPRFQYQNLDSRGLNQAIQRGFNHSKIPTKLPELKTPDARTLHKVIHSNFPAFRNNVLPDELKCPLCNIFSKDAVMIPCCQHSFCEKCIRLVLLEKAKCPKCSSSRCRVEDLLPNISLRQTIEHFLATESENALRRHVPDGESGNQVKDICCAVTVAQRKPEMPHSPSATGKGSNQVMVDPPVGKKALSRIMQQIDGGRGQYANHWNFPNIHDDPEYFEAESKPLNLLHSHDQDEDSSIKKNTGLWCDTRGGNMNFPPAGIMEDPNCYVYGSPEHVNRVSALASNPNPMLQTGNLMLTGGFPTYSSPYWNNNTYSTPRPFANMYDNAGNASFNAGMVPPAPAYVPPYMPSMHAGMPLHGEIMRMDGMALPAGNRDDLPLNQYEYMGAQLAEENRRIQNEKMGSGQYCQAESNFKEHFPKDDREATGKFHKEREPGTNCSEDRFARKTHRKQLNVEERREKSHHSSSASRDKVARHSDRSNDGFPSSSDRRRREIHQHHFRDSRKRHERDSHHKHIPSSALEPTTPVHQMARSKERRGFGHDAKHSRHHARRSTDEVRDNKKSGSYEDCRDGYHHKRKRDH, from the exons ATGTCGATTCGCTTCAAATTCAGAAGCTGTTTAAACTTCGACTCTGTTGATATAGATGGCCGGACCTCTATATCTTTAGGAGAACTGATGTTGAAGATCGCCCGCCTGAAAAAGCTCAACATTGGGCAGGATTTCGATCTCGTTTTCTCCGATGCCCTCTCCGGAGAAG TATATAATGACGAAAGTATTCAGATTGCGAGTGGGTCAAGTGTAATTATCAGGAGAGTTCCTGCTGGAATGACTCCCTCAACTGTTAA GCCACCAATTGGTACCATGAAGGATTTAGGGTTGAAAGATGTTGATCGTATGAATCAGGTG GATGCGCAAGTCAATGAGTTTCATGACTTTGGGGCTGACTTTTTTCCGCTGGCTGAGGGATTTGATCAGCAGAACTACTGGGACTTTGAGAAAGAGTACCTCTCAGGTCCAAG GTTTCAGTATCAAAATCTTGATTCAAGAGGCTTAAATCAGGCAATCCAAAGAG GTTTTAACCATAGCAAGATCCCAACAAAGTTACCTGAACTAAAAACTCCTGATGCGCggacattgcacaa GGTGATACACTCCAACTTTCCAGCTTTTCGCAATAATGTTTTACCGGACGAACTGAAATGCCCTCTGTGTAATATCTTCTCTAAGGATGCTGTGATGATACCTTGCTGCCAGCACAGTTTTTGTGAGAAAT GCATTCGTCTGGTTCTTCTAGAAAAGGCGAAGTGCCCAAAATGTTCTTCTAGCAGATGTAGAGTGGAAGATCTGCTACCAAATATATCTCTCAGGCAAACAATTGAGCATTTTCTTGCAACTGAGTCAGAAAATGCTTTACGCAGACATGTTCCAG ATGGTGAATCTGGCAATCAGGTGAAGGATATTTGTTGTGCTGTAACTGTTGCGCAACGGAAACCGGAGATGCCTCATTCACCCTCAGCTACTGGAAAAGGATCCAATCAAGTTATGGTAGACCCACCTGTTGGGAAAAAAGCGTTGTCTAGGATAATGCAACAAATAGATGGAGGAAGAGGTCAATATGCTAATCATTGGAATTTTCCAAATATACATGATGACCCAGAATATTTTGAGGCTGAAAGCAAGCCTCTTAATTTGCTTCATTCCCATGATCAAGATGAAG ATTCTTCCATCAAGAAGAATACAGGCCTGTGGTGTGACACAAGAG GTGGGAACATGAATTTTCCGCCTGCTGGTATTATGGAG GACCCTAATTGTTACGTGTATGGTTCTCCTGAACATGTCAACAGAGTCTCTGCTCTTGCTTCCAATCCAAATCCAATGCTTCAAACAG GAAACCTCATGCTTACAGGAGGATTTCCAACCTATTCATCACCTTACTGGAATAACAATACGTATTCCACACCACGGCCATTTGCAAATATGTATGATAATGCTGGAAATGCTTCATTTAATGCTGGTATGGTTCCCCCGGCACCTGCTTATGTTCCTCCTTATATGCCATCTATGCATGCTGGCATGCCTCTACATGG AGAAATCATGAGAATGGATGGTATGGCACTTCCAGCTGGAAACAGAGATGATCTCCCATTGAACCAATATGAGTACATGGGCGCCCAGCTTGCTGAAGAAAACAGGAGAATTCAGAATGAAAAAATGGGAAG TGGGCAATATTGTCAAGCTGAGTCTAACTTTAAGGAGCATTTCCCAAAGGACGATCGAGAAGCAACAGGAAAGTTCCACAAGGAGAGGGAACCAGGTACAAATTGTTCTGAGGATCGCTTTGCTCGCAAAACACACAGAAAGCAGCTCAATGTTGAGGAAAGAAGGGAGAAAAGTCATCATTCCTCATCTGCTAGTAGAGACAAGGTGGCTCGTCACTCTGACAGGTCTAATGATGGTTTTCCTAGTAGTTCTGATAGGCGCAGGAGAGAAATTCATCAACACCATTTTCGGGACTCAAGAAAGCGTCATGAAAGAGACTCTCATCATAAGCATATCCCAAGTTCTGCACTAGAACCTACTACACCTGTGCATCAGATGGCACGATCCAAAGAGAGGAGGGGTTTTGGGCATGATGCAAAGCACTCCAGGCACCATGCAAGACGCTCCACCGATGAGGTTCGTGACAACAAGAAAAGCGGCTCTTATGAAGATTGCAGAGATGGTTATCATCACAAGCGAAAGAGAGATCATTGA
- the LOC125842678 gene encoding E3 ubiquitin ligase PQT3-like isoform X2, with amino-acid sequence MSIRFKFRSCLNFDSVDIDGRTSISLGELMLKIARLKKLNIGQDFDLVFSDALSGEVYNDESIQIASGSSVIIRRVPAGMTPSTVKPPIGTMKDLGLKDVDRMNQVDAQVNEFHDFGADFFPLAEGFDQQNYWDFEKEYLSGPRVIHSNFPAFRNNVLPDELKCPLCNIFSKDAVMIPCCQHSFCEKCIRLVLLEKAKCPKCSSSRCRVEDLLPNISLRQTIEHFLATESENALRRHVPDGESGNQVKDICCAVTVAQRKPEMPHSPSATGKGSNQVMVDPPVGKKALSRIMQQIDGGRDSSIKKNTGLWCDTRGGNMNFPPAGIMEDPNCYVYGSPEHVNRVSALASNPNPMLQTGNLMLTGGFPTYSSPYWNNNTYSTPRPFANMYDNAGNASFNAGMVPPAPAYVPPYMPSMHAGMPLHGEIMRMDGMALPAGNRDDLPLNQYEYMGAQLAEENRRIQNEKMGSGQYCQAESNFKEHFPKDDREATGKFHKEREPGTNCSEDRFARKTHRKQLNVEERREKSHHSSSASRDKVARHSDRSNDGFPSSSDRRRREIHQHHFRDSRKRHERDSHHKHIPSSALEPTTPVHQMARSKERRGFGHDAKHSRHHARRSTDEVRDNKKSGSYEDCRDGYHHKRKRDH; translated from the exons ATGTCGATTCGCTTCAAATTCAGAAGCTGTTTAAACTTCGACTCTGTTGATATAGATGGCCGGACCTCTATATCTTTAGGAGAACTGATGTTGAAGATCGCCCGCCTGAAAAAGCTCAACATTGGGCAGGATTTCGATCTCGTTTTCTCCGATGCCCTCTCCGGAGAAG TATATAATGACGAAAGTATTCAGATTGCGAGTGGGTCAAGTGTAATTATCAGGAGAGTTCCTGCTGGAATGACTCCCTCAACTGTTAA GCCACCAATTGGTACCATGAAGGATTTAGGGTTGAAAGATGTTGATCGTATGAATCAGGTG GATGCGCAAGTCAATGAGTTTCATGACTTTGGGGCTGACTTTTTTCCGCTGGCTGAGGGATTTGATCAGCAGAACTACTGGGACTTTGAGAAAGAGTACCTCTCAGGTCCAAG GGTGATACACTCCAACTTTCCAGCTTTTCGCAATAATGTTTTACCGGACGAACTGAAATGCCCTCTGTGTAATATCTTCTCTAAGGATGCTGTGATGATACCTTGCTGCCAGCACAGTTTTTGTGAGAAAT GCATTCGTCTGGTTCTTCTAGAAAAGGCGAAGTGCCCAAAATGTTCTTCTAGCAGATGTAGAGTGGAAGATCTGCTACCAAATATATCTCTCAGGCAAACAATTGAGCATTTTCTTGCAACTGAGTCAGAAAATGCTTTACGCAGACATGTTCCAG ATGGTGAATCTGGCAATCAGGTGAAGGATATTTGTTGTGCTGTAACTGTTGCGCAACGGAAACCGGAGATGCCTCATTCACCCTCAGCTACTGGAAAAGGATCCAATCAAGTTATGGTAGACCCACCTGTTGGGAAAAAAGCGTTGTCTAGGATAATGCAACAAATAGATGGAGGAAGAG ATTCTTCCATCAAGAAGAATACAGGCCTGTGGTGTGACACAAGAG GTGGGAACATGAATTTTCCGCCTGCTGGTATTATGGAG GACCCTAATTGTTACGTGTATGGTTCTCCTGAACATGTCAACAGAGTCTCTGCTCTTGCTTCCAATCCAAATCCAATGCTTCAAACAG GAAACCTCATGCTTACAGGAGGATTTCCAACCTATTCATCACCTTACTGGAATAACAATACGTATTCCACACCACGGCCATTTGCAAATATGTATGATAATGCTGGAAATGCTTCATTTAATGCTGGTATGGTTCCCCCGGCACCTGCTTATGTTCCTCCTTATATGCCATCTATGCATGCTGGCATGCCTCTACATGG AGAAATCATGAGAATGGATGGTATGGCACTTCCAGCTGGAAACAGAGATGATCTCCCATTGAACCAATATGAGTACATGGGCGCCCAGCTTGCTGAAGAAAACAGGAGAATTCAGAATGAAAAAATGGGAAG TGGGCAATATTGTCAAGCTGAGTCTAACTTTAAGGAGCATTTCCCAAAGGACGATCGAGAAGCAACAGGAAAGTTCCACAAGGAGAGGGAACCAGGTACAAATTGTTCTGAGGATCGCTTTGCTCGCAAAACACACAGAAAGCAGCTCAATGTTGAGGAAAGAAGGGAGAAAAGTCATCATTCCTCATCTGCTAGTAGAGACAAGGTGGCTCGTCACTCTGACAGGTCTAATGATGGTTTTCCTAGTAGTTCTGATAGGCGCAGGAGAGAAATTCATCAACACCATTTTCGGGACTCAAGAAAGCGTCATGAAAGAGACTCTCATCATAAGCATATCCCAAGTTCTGCACTAGAACCTACTACACCTGTGCATCAGATGGCACGATCCAAAGAGAGGAGGGGTTTTGGGCATGATGCAAAGCACTCCAGGCACCATGCAAGACGCTCCACCGATGAGGTTCGTGACAACAAGAAAAGCGGCTCTTATGAAGATTGCAGAGATGGTTATCATCACAAGCGAAAGAGAGATCATTGA